The Candidatus Eisenbacteria bacterium genome includes a region encoding these proteins:
- a CDS encoding FlgD immunoglobulin-like domain containing protein, whose product MTRFKLIPWLAIPALLLLGPVAPTATAATPQASVSTEDGLQYLPMDEAPAWLEASGSTRLTTSAGEVTVAQYGAADFLVANRNRFLAVRFDLPFGAPYTITNLAFASRVQIPNATPGRDFASFRSVRVLGADVNGNLDKTQTLFRYNRYRGSNNGGVNNIPLNIDGATGGTYYAVFEFPAPVSGVADTFPFLFTDIMNTEAGYFANSYAPDTSGGVSLPPGPGTFTGSTLLADQNINVALTCMLTGTVPPGPPTGTGMNARDSQYVFSSTVSAGGHGLELVRRDAGWTTVGSGGSGKVVLASAPAGIYGMRTAGGGATSVVSNVVVVGSYTVVAAGAPLAADADEPNGRMSEDEGTALTVPVSGHAATIWPAGDEDNYWFYARPGDEVSVFAAPTFGDFRNDLDLVVQLVDNSGDVLATASSPAPGEAASLVFTIPAQGGSNSLRRHFVHIVDKSGSELDPVGAPRSLVPPTYSLDVSVQTPAQIQSFGPADAPVSGLLRGDEFAFVNAGANPVRGNASFGFVIPRSSGSGTSVKLRIYDVRGRMVTTLVNGTRGAGTHFASWSGHDSRGNRVSSGPYFARLDAGRYSHVVRIDLVK is encoded by the coding sequence ATGACGCGATTCAAACTCATCCCGTGGTTGGCGATTCCGGCCTTGCTCCTGCTCGGGCCGGTGGCGCCGACCGCCACTGCAGCGACCCCCCAGGCGTCCGTGTCGACGGAGGACGGTCTCCAGTACCTCCCGATGGACGAAGCACCCGCTTGGCTCGAAGCTTCAGGCAGCACTCGCCTCACGACCAGCGCTGGTGAGGTTACGGTCGCACAGTACGGGGCGGCTGACTTCCTGGTCGCGAACCGGAATCGCTTCCTGGCGGTTCGGTTCGACCTGCCGTTCGGTGCTCCGTACACCATCACGAATCTGGCGTTCGCTTCCCGGGTGCAGATCCCGAATGCGACTCCGGGTCGCGATTTCGCTTCGTTCCGCAGCGTGCGAGTGCTCGGCGCCGACGTGAACGGCAACCTGGACAAGACGCAGACCCTGTTCCGGTACAACCGGTACAGGGGAAGCAACAACGGCGGCGTCAACAACATCCCGCTCAACATTGACGGAGCCACCGGCGGCACCTACTACGCCGTGTTCGAGTTCCCGGCGCCCGTCTCGGGCGTGGCCGATACCTTCCCGTTCCTGTTCACGGACATCATGAACACCGAGGCCGGCTACTTCGCGAACTCCTACGCCCCGGACACCTCCGGTGGCGTGTCTCTTCCTCCCGGCCCCGGAACCTTCACCGGCTCCACCTTGCTGGCGGATCAGAACATCAACGTCGCGCTGACCTGCATGCTCACCGGCACCGTTCCGCCTGGCCCGCCCACCGGCACGGGTATGAACGCGCGTGACTCGCAGTACGTCTTCTCGTCGACGGTTTCCGCCGGCGGCCATGGACTCGAGCTCGTCCGCAGAGACGCGGGTTGGACGACGGTTGGCTCGGGTGGCTCCGGCAAGGTCGTGCTCGCCTCGGCTCCTGCCGGCATCTACGGCATGCGCACCGCCGGCGGTGGCGCCACGAGCGTGGTGTCGAACGTCGTCGTGGTCGGCAGCTACACGGTCGTCGCGGCGGGCGCACCGCTCGCAGCCGACGCCGACGAGCCCAACGGCAGGATGAGCGAGGACGAAGGAACCGCACTCACGGTGCCGGTCTCCGGTCACGCGGCAACCATCTGGCCGGCTGGGGACGAAGACAACTACTGGTTCTACGCACGTCCTGGCGACGAGGTGTCGGTCTTCGCGGCCCCGACGTTCGGGGACTTCCGCAACGATCTGGATCTCGTGGTCCAGCTGGTCGACAACTCCGGCGACGTGCTGGCGACCGCGTCCTCTCCCGCTCCGGGTGAAGCCGCTTCGCTGGTCTTCACGATCCCGGCTCAGGGCGGCTCGAACAGCCTGCGCCGCCACTTCGTCCACATCGTCGACAAGTCGGGCTCCGAGCTCGATCCGGTGGGCGCTCCGCGCTCTCTGGTTCCGCCCACGTACAGCCTGGACGTGAGCGTCCAGACCCCGGCGCAGATCCAGTCGTTCGGACCGGCCGACGCCCCCGTCTCCGGCTTGCTGAGAGGGGACGAGTTCGCGTTCGTGAACGCTGGAGCAAACCCGGTGCGGGGCAACGCGAGCTTCGGCTTCGTGATTCCTCGCAGCTCGGGCTCGGGCACGTCGGTGAAGCTGCGCATCTACGACGTGAGAGGCCGCATGGTGACCACGCTCGTGAACGGGACCCGCGGTGCGGGCACCCACTTTGCCTCGTGGTCGGGACATGATTCACGTGGCAACCGTGTCTCTTCCGGGCCGTACTTCGCGCGCCTGGATGCCGGTCGCTATAGCCACGTGGTCCGTATCGACCTCGTCAAGTAA